A region from the Sandaracinus amylolyticus genome encodes:
- a CDS encoding cell division protein FtsL: protein MNAMKTRFLVLWAAAVLATAAAFVAHLSLRLETVRLGYDVGQARREQRRLIEQRRLLSIEAATLREPERVEAVARGTLAMDVPDPSRVVSIGQRSGRRPSGRMR from the coding sequence ATGAACGCGATGAAGACGCGCTTCCTCGTGCTCTGGGCGGCGGCGGTGCTCGCGACCGCGGCGGCGTTCGTCGCGCACCTCTCGCTGCGGCTCGAGACCGTGCGCCTCGGCTACGACGTCGGTCAGGCGCGCCGCGAGCAGCGGCGCCTCATCGAGCAGCGGCGTCTGCTCTCGATCGAGGCGGCGACACTGCGCGAGCCCGAGCGCGTCGAGGCCGTGGCGCGCGGCACGCTCGCGATGGACGTGCCCGATCCCTCGCGCGTGGTCTCGATCGGACAGCGCAGCGGGCGCCGGCCCTCGGGGAGGATGCGATGA